From a region of the Synechococcus sp. RS9916 genome:
- the psbB gene encoding photosystem II chlorophyll-binding protein CP47, translating to MGLPWYRVHTVVINDPGRLLAVHLMHTALVAGWAGSMALYELAIFDPSDPVLNPMWRQGMFVMPFMARLGVTGSWGGWSITGETGVDPGFWSFEGVAAAHIIFSGLLMLAAIWHWTYWDLEIWQDPRTGEPALDLPKIFGIHLLLAGLGCFGFGAFHLTGVFGPGMWISDPYGLTGHLEAVQPAWGPEGFNPFNPGGIVAHHIAAGIVGIIAGIFHITSRPPERLYKALRMGNIETVLSSAIAAVFFAAFVVAGTMWYGSAATPVELFGPTRYQWDQSYFKTEINRRVQTAMDEGSSMEQAYAAIPEKLAFYDYVGNSPAKGGLFRVGPMVNGDGLPTGWVGHISFTDKDGRDLQVRRLPNFFENFPVVLEDSDGIVRADIPFRRAEAKYSFEQQGVTASVYGGALDGQTFTDPADVKRLARKAQLGEAFEFDRETYNSDGTFRSSPRGWFTFGHACFALLFFFGHIWHGARTLYRDVFAGIDPDLGEQVEFGLFQKLGDRSTRRLPEGYVPPAGTPLS from the coding sequence ATGGGATTGCCCTGGTATCGGGTGCACACAGTCGTCATTAACGACCCCGGCCGTCTTCTGGCCGTGCACCTCATGCACACCGCCCTCGTTGCCGGCTGGGCCGGCTCGATGGCCCTTTACGAACTCGCCATTTTCGACCCCTCGGATCCTGTTCTGAATCCGATGTGGCGTCAGGGCATGTTTGTGATGCCCTTCATGGCCCGCCTCGGTGTGACCGGGAGCTGGGGTGGCTGGAGCATCACCGGTGAAACCGGTGTTGACCCTGGCTTCTGGAGCTTTGAAGGCGTCGCTGCTGCCCACATCATTTTCAGTGGCCTGCTGATGCTGGCTGCCATCTGGCACTGGACCTACTGGGATCTCGAGATCTGGCAGGACCCCCGTACCGGTGAACCGGCACTCGACCTGCCCAAGATCTTCGGCATTCACCTGCTGTTGGCCGGTCTTGGCTGCTTCGGCTTCGGAGCGTTCCACCTCACTGGTGTATTTGGCCCCGGAATGTGGATTTCTGATCCCTACGGATTAACAGGACACCTTGAAGCCGTTCAACCGGCATGGGGCCCAGAAGGCTTTAACCCCTTCAACCCGGGCGGCATCGTCGCCCACCACATTGCCGCAGGCATTGTTGGCATCATTGCCGGCATTTTCCACATCACCAGCCGTCCGCCTGAGCGTCTCTACAAAGCGCTGCGTATGGGCAACATTGAGACGGTGCTCTCAAGCGCGATTGCCGCTGTGTTCTTCGCAGCCTTCGTCGTGGCCGGCACCATGTGGTACGGCTCTGCAGCAACTCCCGTCGAACTGTTCGGCCCCACCCGTTATCAGTGGGACCAGAGCTACTTCAAGACTGAAATCAACCGCCGCGTCCAAACCGCCATGGACGAGGGCTCATCGATGGAACAGGCTTACGCCGCCATCCCCGAGAAGCTTGCCTTCTACGACTATGTCGGCAACAGCCCTGCAAAGGGTGGCCTGTTCCGTGTTGGTCCGATGGTGAATGGTGATGGCCTCCCCACCGGCTGGGTTGGACACATCTCTTTCACTGACAAAGACGGTCGCGACCTTCAGGTCCGTCGCCTTCCCAACTTCTTCGAGAACTTCCCTGTCGTGCTTGAAGACAGTGACGGCATTGTTCGCGCTGACATCCCCTTCCGTCGTGCTGAAGCGAAGTACTCCTTCGAACAGCAGGGCGTGACAGCCTCGGTCTACGGCGGAGCCCTCGACGGCCAAACCTTCACCGATCCTGCTGACGTGAAGCGTCTGGCGCGCAAAGCTCAACTGGGTGAAGCGTTCGAATTCGATCGCGAGACCTATAACTCCGACGGCACCTTCCGCAGCTCACCCCGCGGCTGGTTCACCTTCGGCCACGCTTGCTTCGCTCTACTGTTCTTCTTCGGCCACATCTGGCACGGTGCTCGCACCCTCTACCGCGATGTGTTCGCCGGCATTGATCCCGACCTGGGCGAACAGGTTGAGTTCGGTCTGTTCCAGAAACTGGGCGACCGTTCCACCCGTCGTCTTCCCGAGGGCTACGTGCCCCCGGCAGGCACCCCCCTCAGCTGA
- a CDS encoding DUF2470 domain-containing protein has product MAADPLTTAVSDRICRHMNDDHSEAVLRYAQHYGGMHSAQTAAMTAVRPEAMELMVDGNSVEIPFDHTLSDSEDAHRTLVAMLRAMPASD; this is encoded by the coding sequence ATGGCTGCAGATCCCCTCACAACCGCCGTCAGCGATCGCATCTGCCGGCACATGAATGACGACCACAGCGAAGCGGTCCTGCGCTATGCCCAGCACTACGGCGGCATGCACTCGGCCCAAACCGCTGCCATGACAGCGGTGCGACCCGAGGCTATGGAACTGATGGTGGATGGCAACAGCGTGGAAATCCCTTTCGACCACACCTTGAGCGATAGCGAGGACGCCCATCGCACCTTGGTCGCGATGTTGCGGGCGATGCCCGCGTCTGACTAA
- a CDS encoding FGGY-family carbohydrate kinase, with amino-acid sequence MTPLALGIDLGTSGVRIALINGEGLLLHTAATAYTHNLCHPQDWAQATRVLIESIAADLRLRIQSVAVDGTSGTLLACTQQGDPLGQALAYSEACPEHMEQLQDLATDGGPAASSSGSLARALRLIQQHGDTVLLRHQADWVTGWLLQDWRWGEEGNNLRLGWHLQDQRWPQGMLGTSWHHALPQVRASGNILGTINPEVAASLGLSNRVSIVAGTTDSNAAVLAADPGDDDGITVLGTTLVMKRFTDQPLEGVGITSHRVGGRWLCGGASNSGGGVLQQQFPGIDLAELSRQIDPECSSGLNYRPLPTIGERFPQDDPFCEPVLTPRPVSDVRHLHGLLEGMARIESEGWAKLTALGALPPQRVISIGGGARNPQWRRIRERVLGCPVVSSQAPPAQGVARLARLAFTS; translated from the coding sequence ATGACACCACTGGCGCTCGGCATTGATCTGGGCACCAGCGGCGTCAGGATTGCTCTGATTAATGGCGAAGGTTTGCTGCTGCACACTGCAGCAACGGCTTACACCCACAATCTTTGCCACCCTCAGGACTGGGCCCAAGCCACCAGGGTCTTAATCGAATCGATTGCGGCTGATCTACGCCTTCGCATCCAATCAGTTGCCGTTGACGGCACCTCAGGAACACTTCTGGCCTGCACGCAACAGGGGGATCCCCTGGGTCAAGCATTGGCTTACAGCGAAGCTTGCCCAGAGCACATGGAACAGCTGCAGGACCTGGCGACCGATGGTGGACCAGCAGCCAGCAGCAGCGGAAGCCTGGCCCGTGCGCTTCGCTTGATCCAACAGCACGGCGACACTGTGCTGTTGCGACATCAGGCTGACTGGGTCACAGGCTGGTTGCTGCAGGACTGGCGTTGGGGAGAAGAAGGAAACAACCTGCGGCTGGGATGGCATCTGCAAGACCAGCGCTGGCCCCAAGGAATGCTGGGAACAAGCTGGCACCACGCTTTACCGCAGGTGCGCGCCAGTGGGAACATTCTCGGAACCATCAATCCCGAAGTGGCCGCAAGCCTTGGCCTCAGCAACCGAGTCAGCATTGTTGCTGGCACAACGGACAGCAATGCCGCTGTTTTGGCCGCCGATCCAGGAGACGACGACGGGATCACGGTGCTTGGGACCACGTTGGTGATGAAACGGTTCACCGACCAGCCACTGGAGGGAGTAGGCATCACCAGCCATCGCGTTGGAGGGCGCTGGTTGTGTGGAGGGGCCTCCAATAGCGGTGGAGGGGTGCTGCAACAACAATTTCCCGGGATCGACTTGGCCGAACTGAGTCGGCAGATTGATCCAGAATGCAGCAGTGGCCTGAATTACCGGCCCTTGCCCACCATCGGGGAACGCTTTCCACAGGATGACCCGTTTTGCGAACCGGTGCTCACCCCAAGACCGGTGAGCGATGTCCGCCATCTACATGGCCTGCTGGAAGGGATGGCACGGATTGAATCGGAAGGTTGGGCGAAACTGACAGCACTGGGAGCACTACCACCCCAACGGGTGATCAGCATCGGTGGAGGCGCCCGCAATCCTCAGTGGCGACGGATTCGGGAGCGCGTTCTGGGCTGTCCGGTCGTCAGCAGCCAGGCCCCCCCCGCACAAGGGGTTGCACGGTTAGCGCGATTGGCCTTCACATCCTGA
- a CDS encoding phycobilisome polypeptide — MNNAESQAAFKQLISKAQVCGLHNHPQIDEESRSLIKKADQERRMLNKREIEAICTQSATNPRAIHLTIREASRYVESCKQTLHARQPHLFEEGGALYPTERSDACWRDCWNFLRVAIYAMASDQSQCTDPSGIKAVRQLFELMNVPITGMTLALQSLSQLITTDLLKQDHQHEAKCLEKALAHLNGELHKG, encoded by the coding sequence ATGAACAACGCCGAATCTCAAGCAGCATTCAAACAGCTGATTAGCAAAGCACAAGTTTGCGGACTGCACAATCATCCTCAGATCGACGAAGAATCTCGAAGCTTGATCAAGAAAGCCGATCAAGAGAGAAGAATGCTGAATAAAAGAGAAATCGAAGCAATCTGTACACAATCAGCGACCAATCCACGCGCTATCCATTTAACGATTAGAGAAGCAAGCAGGTATGTGGAGAGCTGCAAGCAAACGCTCCATGCTCGACAGCCTCATCTTTTCGAAGAGGGAGGGGCACTTTATCCAACCGAGCGATCAGACGCCTGCTGGCGAGATTGCTGGAATTTCCTCCGTGTTGCGATTTATGCGATGGCAAGCGATCAATCTCAATGCACCGACCCCTCTGGAATCAAGGCCGTTCGCCAACTGTTTGAGCTGATGAATGTGCCCATCACTGGCATGACACTAGCTCTTCAATCCCTTTCACAACTGATCACGACTGATTTATTGAAGCAAGACCATCAGCATGAAGCAAAGTGCCTCGAGAAAGCTCTTGCACATTTAAATGGCGAGCTTCACAAAGGTTAA
- the nrdR gene encoding transcriptional regulator NrdR, translated as MQCPSCQHTDSRVLESRAADSGKSVRRRRECLNCEFRFTTYERVETMPITVLKRNGNRETFSRTKLLHGLGRACEKTGVSAERLETVVDDLEAILQQRSNRDITSQEIGELVLEQLKDLSEVAYVRFASVYRQFQGISDFVSTLEGMHTPKGKLAAV; from the coding sequence GTGCAGTGCCCTTCCTGCCAACACACAGATAGTCGGGTTCTGGAGTCCCGCGCTGCCGATAGCGGCAAAAGTGTTCGGCGGAGACGCGAATGCCTGAATTGCGAATTCCGGTTCACCACCTACGAGAGGGTGGAAACCATGCCCATCACGGTGCTCAAGCGCAATGGAAACCGTGAAACCTTCAGCCGCACCAAGCTGCTCCACGGTCTTGGCCGGGCCTGTGAAAAAACGGGCGTATCAGCCGAGCGCCTTGAAACGGTCGTCGACGACTTGGAAGCGATCCTCCAACAACGGAGTAACCGGGATATCACCAGCCAGGAGATCGGAGAGCTGGTGCTGGAGCAGCTGAAAGATCTCAGCGAAGTGGCCTACGTGCGGTTCGCTTCCGTCTACCGCCAATTCCAAGGCATCAGCGATTTTGTCTCCACCCTCGAGGGGATGCACACCCCGAAGGGCAAGTTGGCTGCTGTTTGA
- a CDS encoding 30S ribosomal protein S1 produces the protein MSVTSTDQVQDPAATSEQDAAAEATMAEAFAEEDLSIPEDVPSADDPSSRANPRDLESAGFSLDEFAALLSKYDYNFKPGDIVNGTVFALESKGAMIDIGAKTAAFMPMQEVSINRVEGLGDVLQPGEVREFFIMSEENEDGQLALSIRRIEYQRAWERVRQLQKEDATIYSEVFATNRGGALVRVEGLRGFIPGSHISTRKPKEELVADFLPLKFLEVDEERNRLVLSHRRALVERKMNRLEVGEVVIGTVRGIKPYGAFIDIGGVSGLLHISEISHEHIETPHSVLNVNDQMKVMIIDLDAERGRISLSTKALEPEPGDMLTDPQKVFDKAEEMAARYKQMLLEQAEEGEEAYGMMG, from the coding sequence ATGTCTGTTACCTCCACCGATCAGGTTCAGGACCCCGCAGCAACCAGCGAGCAGGACGCTGCAGCCGAGGCCACGATGGCGGAAGCCTTCGCCGAAGAGGACCTGAGCATTCCGGAGGATGTGCCCAGTGCTGACGATCCGAGCAGCCGGGCCAACCCACGCGATCTCGAGAGTGCTGGTTTCTCCCTCGACGAGTTCGCAGCCCTGCTGAGCAAGTACGACTACAACTTCAAGCCTGGCGACATCGTCAACGGCACCGTTTTCGCCCTGGAGTCCAAGGGCGCGATGATCGACATCGGCGCCAAGACCGCGGCCTTCATGCCGATGCAAGAGGTCTCGATCAACCGCGTCGAGGGCCTCGGCGATGTGCTGCAACCCGGTGAAGTGCGCGAGTTCTTCATCATGAGTGAGGAGAACGAAGACGGCCAGCTGGCTCTCTCCATTCGCCGCATTGAATATCAGCGCGCTTGGGAGCGTGTGCGTCAGCTTCAGAAAGAAGACGCGACCATCTATTCCGAAGTGTTCGCCACCAACCGCGGTGGTGCACTGGTGCGCGTTGAAGGCCTGCGCGGCTTCATCCCCGGTAGCCACATCAGCACCCGTAAGCCCAAAGAAGAACTGGTCGCCGATTTCCTCCCCCTCAAATTCCTCGAGGTGGACGAAGAGCGCAACCGTCTTGTGCTCAGCCATCGCCGTGCCCTGGTGGAGCGCAAGATGAACCGCCTGGAAGTGGGCGAAGTGGTCATCGGTACCGTCCGTGGCATCAAGCCTTACGGTGCCTTCATCGACATCGGTGGCGTCAGCGGTCTGCTGCACATCTCCGAGATCAGCCACGAGCACATCGAGACCCCCCACTCGGTGCTGAACGTGAACGATCAGATGAAGGTGATGATCATCGACCTCGATGCAGAGCGCGGTCGCATCTCCCTCTCCACGAAGGCGCTCGAGCCGGAACCCGGTGACATGCTCACCGATCCCCAGAAAGTGTTCGATAAGGCCGAAGAAATGGCCGCCCGCTACAAGCAAATGCTGCTCGAGCAGGCTGAGGAAGGCGAAGAGGCCTACGGCATGATGGGCTGA
- a CDS encoding ComF family protein, giving the protein MWSSLSFQIGQLLLQPHCPLCGPTWAAPKEGAASPCSHCRKQFDLPSQPLQGDDPLPWMAGGHYSGNLRRLILHLRRSGHEHPIRCLSDSLQQALPAQAILIPIPSWKQTSHANRLPERIAKVLNRPRAPLLARSRALVGQHRLHRRQRWQNQWNSFRYNNTAAEGSGIDWSQHQAWLIDDIITTGATVMAAMTTLKRAGITVSGAACLGRTPMKCPQ; this is encoded by the coding sequence ATGTGGAGCTCCCTCAGCTTTCAAATCGGACAGTTACTCCTTCAGCCCCATTGCCCGCTCTGCGGACCAACATGGGCTGCGCCGAAGGAAGGGGCGGCATCACCTTGCAGCCACTGCCGAAAGCAATTTGATCTGCCCAGCCAACCACTGCAAGGTGATGACCCATTGCCATGGATGGCTGGTGGCCACTACTCGGGCAATCTCAGAAGACTGATCCTGCATCTGCGCAGGAGCGGTCACGAACATCCAATCAGGTGTCTGAGCGACAGCCTTCAGCAGGCCTTACCGGCGCAAGCCATCCTGATTCCAATCCCCAGCTGGAAACAGACCAGTCATGCCAACCGTTTACCGGAGCGCATTGCCAAAGTGCTCAACCGCCCGCGTGCTCCATTGTTAGCGCGATCCAGAGCTTTGGTGGGACAACACCGTCTCCATCGACGGCAACGGTGGCAGAACCAATGGAACAGCTTTCGCTACAACAACACAGCAGCCGAAGGGTCTGGCATCGACTGGAGCCAACACCAGGCGTGGCTTATCGACGACATCATCACGACCGGCGCAACCGTGATGGCCGCTATGACAACGCTCAAACGGGCGGGCATCACAGTCAGCGGAGCGGCTTGCCTGGGTCGCACTCCAATGAAGTGCCCTCAGTGA
- the metK gene encoding methionine adenosyltransferase, with the protein MSQYVFTSESVTEGHPDKICDQVSDAVLDALLAQDPSSRVACETVVNTGLCMITGEVTSNAQVDFISLVRSVIKDIGYSGARAGGFDANSCAVLVALDQQSPDIAQGVDEADDHAGDPLDLVGAGDQGIMFGYACNETPELMPLPISLAHRLSRRLAEVRHNGTLDYLLPDGKTQVSVVYENDKPVAIDTILISTQHTAEVAGISDEKGIRERISADLWTHVVEPATADLTLKPKRDTTKYLVNPTGKFVVGGPQGDAGLTGRKIIVDTYGGYARHGGGAFSGKDPTKVDRSAAYAARYVAKALVAAGLAERAEVQLSYAIGVAKPVSILVEAFGTGKVSNAELTTLVQKHFDLRPGAIIETFGLRNLPQQRGGRFYQDTAAYGHFGRPDLNLPWEDVSAKAAALQQG; encoded by the coding sequence ATGAGTCAATACGTTTTCACCTCTGAATCGGTCACCGAAGGGCATCCCGACAAGATCTGCGATCAGGTCAGTGATGCAGTGCTGGATGCGCTGCTGGCCCAGGATCCCTCCAGCCGCGTCGCCTGCGAAACCGTGGTGAACACTGGCCTCTGCATGATCACGGGGGAAGTCACCTCCAACGCCCAGGTTGATTTCATCAGCCTGGTGAGGAGCGTGATCAAAGACATCGGCTACAGCGGCGCCCGTGCTGGCGGTTTTGATGCCAACAGTTGCGCGGTGTTGGTCGCCTTGGACCAACAATCGCCAGATATCGCCCAGGGCGTTGATGAAGCTGACGACCACGCCGGCGATCCCTTGGATCTCGTTGGCGCTGGCGACCAGGGCATCATGTTCGGTTACGCCTGCAATGAGACGCCCGAGCTGATGCCGCTGCCCATCAGCCTGGCCCACCGGCTCTCGCGGCGACTTGCTGAGGTGCGTCACAACGGCACCCTGGATTACCTCTTGCCTGATGGCAAAACCCAGGTGAGCGTCGTTTATGAAAACGACAAGCCGGTGGCCATCGACACCATCCTGATATCGACGCAGCACACCGCTGAAGTGGCTGGCATCTCCGATGAGAAGGGAATCCGTGAGCGCATCAGTGCCGATCTCTGGACCCATGTGGTCGAGCCCGCCACCGCGGATCTCACCCTGAAGCCCAAGCGCGACACCACCAAATACCTGGTCAATCCCACCGGCAAATTCGTGGTGGGTGGCCCTCAAGGCGATGCTGGCCTCACCGGCCGCAAGATCATTGTGGATACCTACGGCGGCTACGCCCGTCATGGTGGCGGCGCCTTCTCCGGCAAAGATCCCACCAAGGTGGATCGTTCAGCTGCCTATGCCGCTCGCTATGTGGCCAAGGCACTCGTCGCCGCTGGCCTGGCTGAGCGTGCCGAAGTGCAGTTGAGCTATGCGATTGGTGTAGCCAAGCCCGTATCCATTCTTGTGGAGGCCTTCGGCACAGGCAAAGTCTCCAATGCTGAACTCACAACCCTGGTGCAGAAGCATTTCGACCTGCGCCCCGGCGCCATCATCGAGACCTTTGGTCTCCGCAACCTGCCCCAGCAACGGGGAGGCCGCTTTTATCAAGACACTGCGGCCTATGGTCACTTTGGACGTCCTGATCTGAACCTCCCCTGGGAGGACGTCAGCGCCAAGGCAGCAGCCTTACAGCAAGGCTAA
- a CDS encoding HAD family hydrolase, giving the protein MAQLLLRGECLGDFDGVLFDKDGTLSHSEPRLIEQGHSRIAAACDCWISSTEESATSERVEQLRTLMQQAYGLSKESVSPDGLLAVASRQHNLVATATVFTLLGLSWPRALLMADRSFEKAAQWRQAQSTTADHNPSPLLPATKPFLDQLNAAGVTCAVISNDTHQGIKDFLRGHQLEGHMAGIWSADDRPNKPDPEAVHQLCDNLGLQPSRCALIGDADSDLLMARQAGIGLSLGYVAGWRRSPDLTEHEHLISHWDELQVVDR; this is encoded by the coding sequence ATGGCCCAACTCCTGCTACGTGGTGAGTGTTTGGGCGACTTTGATGGGGTGCTGTTCGACAAGGACGGCACCCTTTCCCACAGTGAGCCGCGACTGATCGAACAGGGGCACAGCAGAATTGCAGCAGCTTGCGACTGCTGGATTTCAAGCACGGAAGAGTCAGCCACCAGCGAGCGGGTGGAGCAATTAAGAACCCTGATGCAGCAGGCCTATGGCCTGAGCAAAGAGAGTGTCAGCCCCGACGGACTGCTGGCCGTTGCCTCACGCCAGCACAATCTGGTGGCCACTGCCACCGTGTTCACCCTGTTGGGCCTGTCTTGGCCCCGTGCTCTGCTGATGGCGGACCGCAGCTTCGAAAAGGCCGCCCAATGGCGGCAGGCCCAAAGCACCACTGCTGACCACAACCCAAGCCCCCTGCTTCCTGCCACGAAACCCTTTCTCGATCAGCTGAACGCGGCTGGGGTCACCTGCGCTGTGATCAGTAACGACACCCATCAAGGGATTAAGGACTTCCTGCGAGGTCATCAACTCGAGGGGCACATGGCCGGCATCTGGAGCGCTGATGATCGACCGAATAAGCCAGACCCTGAGGCAGTGCATCAGCTCTGCGACAACCTGGGTTTGCAGCCTTCGCGCTGTGCATTGATCGGAGATGCAGATTCAGATCTGCTCATGGCGCGCCAGGCAGGGATCGGACTCAGCCTGGGCTACGTGGCCGGATGGAGGCGCAGCCCCGATCTCACTGAGCATGAGCATCTGATCAGTCATTGGGACGAGCTACAAGTGGTTGACCGCTGA
- the psbM gene encoding photosystem II reaction center protein PsbM, giving the protein METNDLGFVASLLFVLVPTIFLLILYIQTNSRQG; this is encoded by the coding sequence ATGGAAACCAACGATCTCGGATTTGTTGCCAGCCTGCTGTTTGTTCTGGTTCCGACGATCTTCCTGCTCATCCTGTACATCCAGACCAACAGCCGCCAGGGTTGA
- a CDS encoding photosystem II reaction center protein T, translated as MESFAYILILTLAIATLFFAIAFRDPPKIGK; from the coding sequence ATGGAAAGCTTCGCTTACATCCTCATCCTCACCCTGGCGATTGCCACTCTCTTCTTCGCGATCGCCTTCCGCGATCCCCCGAAGATCGGCAAGTAG
- a CDS encoding chromophore lyase CpcT/CpeT, whose amino-acid sequence MNASLARLTKQLSASFNNQKQAFENPPLYGHILVRFRPLPQLKAGSLLLEQAYAVAPKEPYRIRVLRPNICNQRGLVINNYGIQDNQRFWGAIEDNSKRAQISEADLKLLEGCTYLVSENGKGFQGEVEPGCKCIVKRQGIESYLVSSFELSDSGMTTIDRGHDPKTHEHLWGSIAGPFQFDKTVDYSSEIPPEWHSP is encoded by the coding sequence ATGAACGCGTCTCTAGCCCGCCTGACAAAGCAGCTAAGCGCAAGCTTCAACAATCAGAAGCAAGCTTTCGAAAACCCACCTCTTTACGGACACATCCTGGTGCGGTTCAGGCCCCTACCCCAATTAAAAGCAGGATCGCTCTTGCTCGAGCAAGCCTATGCAGTAGCACCAAAAGAGCCCTACAGAATTCGTGTTTTAAGACCAAATATCTGCAACCAACGCGGACTAGTCATCAACAATTACGGCATCCAAGACAACCAACGATTCTGGGGAGCCATTGAAGACAACAGCAAACGAGCACAAATCTCAGAGGCCGACTTGAAACTACTTGAGGGCTGCACCTACCTCGTCAGCGAAAATGGAAAAGGCTTTCAAGGAGAAGTTGAGCCTGGGTGCAAGTGCATTGTGAAGCGACAAGGAATCGAGTCTTACCTTGTCAGCAGCTTTGAACTTTCCGACTCAGGGATGACAACGATTGATCGCGGCCACGACCCAAAAACACACGAGCATCTTTGGGGATCAATCGCCGGCCCTTTTCAATTTGACAAAACAGTGGACTACTCCAGCGAAATCCCACCCGAGTGGCATTCACCCTAA
- a CDS encoding universal stress protein: MFKNLLIADSGKGHVEEMVRMLRDLPGFRTARINLLHVVPEQGSAGSEEHWGAAASLLAQAVGRMGLDASEVNSIIRNGDAKQTVLKVAEELDADLIVMGSRGLGRLQSILANSTSQYVFQLSTRPMLLVRDDLYVRHVNRLMVTVDGTGVGDDALKIACEMIRDIPGGQLIGVHVARQELAPSRGASSKGDDLLNNAVQKARTFGVELKPMHVTDADVGRGVCKAAEESNADLVVIASQDRRPLVARGLVDLDKLLGGSVSDYIRVHAPAPVMLVREPERG; the protein is encoded by the coding sequence GTGTTCAAGAATCTCCTGATCGCCGATTCCGGCAAGGGACACGTGGAAGAGATGGTGCGAATGCTGCGGGATTTGCCCGGGTTCCGCACCGCGCGGATCAACCTGCTTCATGTCGTCCCGGAACAGGGCAGCGCAGGCTCTGAGGAACACTGGGGCGCCGCCGCATCGCTCCTGGCCCAAGCCGTAGGACGCATGGGTTTGGATGCAAGCGAAGTGAATTCGATCATCCGCAACGGCGACGCCAAGCAAACCGTGCTGAAGGTGGCAGAGGAATTGGATGCCGATCTGATTGTGATGGGCTCCCGCGGCCTGGGACGCCTGCAATCGATCCTCGCCAACAGCACGAGTCAGTACGTCTTCCAGCTCTCAACCAGACCCATGCTGCTGGTGCGCGATGACCTTTATGTCCGCCATGTCAACCGGTTGATGGTGACCGTGGATGGCACCGGCGTCGGCGATGACGCGCTCAAAATCGCCTGCGAAATGATCCGCGACATCCCCGGCGGACAGCTGATCGGCGTGCATGTTGCCAGGCAGGAACTGGCTCCATCTCGGGGCGCATCCAGCAAAGGCGACGACCTGCTGAACAATGCGGTTCAGAAGGCTCGCACCTTTGGGGTTGAACTCAAGCCGATGCACGTCACCGATGCCGACGTTGGTCGGGGCGTCTGCAAAGCCGCTGAAGAGAGCAACGCAGACCTGGTGGTGATTGCCTCCCAAGACCGCCGTCCACTTGTCGCCCGCGGCCTTGTGGATCTCGACAAGTTGTTGGGTGGATCAGTGAGCGATTACATCCGAGTGCACGCACCTGCCCCGGTGATGCTGGTCAGGGAACCGGAGCGGGGCTGA
- a CDS encoding 2Fe-2S iron-sulfur cluster-binding protein, which translates to MPVIRFVREGRDVECYPGENLRDVALREGIELYGLKGRLGNCNGCGQCITCFVEISGGAGPDSLSPRTAVEDAKLKRRPEDWRLACQALVQRSAIVLTKPQTGLPDREGKIAAARAQELPAGPTAWPVVEVDEDDADESADAGGESSAEAGVELDAATPGDEG; encoded by the coding sequence ATGCCCGTCATTCGATTCGTTCGTGAAGGTCGGGATGTGGAGTGCTACCCGGGCGAAAACCTTAGGGATGTGGCGCTCCGGGAGGGGATCGAGCTTTACGGCCTCAAGGGTCGGCTTGGAAATTGCAATGGCTGCGGCCAGTGCATTACCTGTTTTGTGGAGATCTCGGGTGGTGCTGGGCCAGATTCGCTGTCGCCGCGCACGGCCGTTGAGGACGCAAAGCTCAAGCGTCGCCCAGAAGATTGGCGCTTGGCCTGTCAGGCCCTTGTGCAACGGTCGGCGATTGTGTTGACCAAGCCCCAGACGGGCCTCCCTGATCGTGAAGGCAAAATTGCTGCCGCACGAGCCCAGGAGCTTCCGGCTGGTCCCACCGCCTGGCCCGTCGTGGAGGTGGATGAAGACGATGCCGATGAGTCGGCCGATGCCGGTGGCGAGTCGTCAGCCGAGGCCGGGGTTGAGCTGGATGCTGCTACGCCCGGTGACGAGGGCTGA